The Halovulum dunhuangense genome includes the window TACCTGGCGCTGGCGGTGCTGGGGGGGATCTGGTGGTTTCTCTATCGCAGCCGGGCGGGCCTCGTGCTCAGGGCCTGCGGCGAGGGCCATGACGCGGCGCACGCGCTGGGCTATGACGTGATCCGGATCCGGCTGGCCGCCATCGCCTTCGGCGGCGCCTGCGCGGGGCTGGGGGGCGCCGGGCTCAGCCTGATCCGCGTGCCGCAATGGACCGAGGGCATGACCGCGGGCGCCGGCTGGATCGCGCTGGCGATCGTCGTTTTCGGGATGTGGCGGCCGGGGCGCGTGGCGCTGGGCGCCTATCTGTTCGGCGGCGTCACCATCCTGCAACTCAACCTTCAGGCGGCGGGCATCACGCCGCTCTGGCTGCTGGTCCTCGCGCTGCTGCTGCTCTCGGTGCATGTCACCATGAAGGCGCAGCGCCGTGCCATGGCCCCGCTCTGGCTCGGGACGCTGGCGATGGGGGCGCTCGCGCTGGTTTACCCGGTCTCGATCCAGACCCAGTACCTGTCGATGGCGCCCTATCTGTGCACCATCCTCGTGCTCGTCGTCATGTCGGCCGACCGGCTGCGTGCGAACCTGAACGCCCCGGCCTCGCTGGGGCGCGTCTTCGTGCGCACGGCCTGATGGGGGTGCGGGCCGATGCGCGAGCGACTGCACCGCATCCTCGACGGCATCGACCCGGAATGGGGCCGGCGCTACACCCTGTCCATGCATGCGCTGATCGTGCTTGCAGTGGCGAGCTATGTCATCTCCACCCTGCCCGACCTGCCACCTGCGACGGGCACGGCGCTCTACCGTTTCGAATTGACGGTCGTGGGCATCTTCGCCGCCGACTACGCCCTCAGGCTTTACGCGGCACCGCGCCGGCTGGGCTATGTGTTCAGCTTCTGGGGCATCGTCGATCTGCTGGCGTTCCTGCCGGCGCTTCTGCTGCCCGGGGCCGAGATGGTCGCGGCGCGCATCCTGCGCCTGATCCAGCTTGCGCGCATCCTCAAGCTGATGCGCGTGGCCCACGCCGTGGACAACCTGGTCGAGGTGCTGACCGAGATCCGCGAACAGCTTGTCGTGTTCCTCGTGATGACGCTGTTCCTGCTGATCCTCGCCTCCATCGGCATCTATCATTTCGAACATCAGGCCCAGCCGGAGCTGTTCAGATCCGTGCCCCACGCCATGTGGTGGGCTGTGGCCACGCTGTCCACGGTGGGCTATGGCGACATCTATCCCGTGACGGCGGGCGGGCGGATCTTCACCGGCCTGGTCCTGCTGATCGGTCTTGGCGTGATCGCCGTGCCCACGGCCCTGATCTCGGCCGCACTCGTATCGAAGACGCATAAATCCCCCCTCAAAAAGGAGACCAAAGGATGAGACTGAACCGCAGAACCCTGCTTGCCACGGCCGCTGCCGCCGGGATGGCGCCCGGCCTCGGCCTCGCCGCCGGGCACGAGCCGCTCAAGGTTGGCTTCATCTATGTCGGCCCCGTGGGCGACTACGGCTGGTCCTACGAGCACGACCAGGGCCGGCAGGCGATCGAGGCCCATTTCGGCGACCGGGTGCAGACCACCTATCTCGAGTCGATCCCCGAGGGCCCCGACGCCGAGCGTGCGATCCGCCAGCTTGCCCAGTCGGGCCACGGGCTGATCTTCACCACCTCCTTCGGCTTCATGAACCCCACGATGCGCGTGGCCGAGCAGTTCCCCGAAGTGAAGTTCGAACATGCGACCGGCTACCAGCGCGCCGACAACGTCGCGACCTATTCGGGCCGCTTCTACGAGGGACGCGCCGTGATCGGCCATATCGCGGGCCGCATGACCAAGTCGAACATAATCGGCTATATCGGCTCCTTCCCGATCCCCGAAGTGGTGCGCGGCATCAACGCGGCCTTCATCGCCGCGCGCAAGGCGAACCCGGATGTCCAGTTCAAGATCGTCTGGGCGAACACCTGGTTCGACCCGGCGAAAGAGGCGGACGCCGCCAACGCGCTGATCCAGCAGGGCGCCGACGTGATCATGCAGCACACCGACAGCCCCGCCGCCATGACCATCGCCGAGGAACAGGGCATCTATGCCTTCGGCCAGGCTTCGGACATGATGCAGTTCGGCCCCAACGCGCGGCTTTCCTCGATCATCGACAATTGGGCGCCCTACTATATCGAGCGGACGCAGGCGGTACTGGACGGCACCTGGACGTCGACCGACACCTGGGGCGGGATCGCATCGGGCATGACCGAAATCGGCGAATTCCGGAACATGCCCGACGATGTGGCGGCCGAGGCGCAGGCGATCGCGGACTCGATCTCTTCGGGCGCGTATCACCCGTTCACCGGGCCGATCAACCGGCAGGACGGCAGCGCCTGGCTGGCCGAGGGCGAGACGGCCGACGACGGCACGCTGCTGGGCATGAACTTCTATGTCGAGGGCATCGAGGGCGAACTTCCGCAGTAACCCCGGGCACTGCCCCCTTTCCCGGCCCCCGCGCAGACCTGCGCGGGGGCTTTTTCGTGCCGCCCCCTGCCTTCACGGAAATCTGCACTCCACCGGACGGGGATCCGTGTTAGCCTTCGGTCGTGGCGGATTAACCCGGCCGCGAATGACGCAAGACTTGCGGCCCTCCGATCCGCCCGGAACATTCCGAAATCGGGAGGGACTGAAATGGTCAAGACGATCGGAAATCCCCTCAGCTGGGGCGTGCGCCGCCTGGGACTTGCCGGCCACGGCATCGCCGAGAGCGCTGCGCACATGGGCAGCCGCGACGCAACCCCGCCGCAGGTCCGGCAGATCGGGACCGCGGACCTGGGCGCGGCGCTGCGGCTGGGGCTCGACGATTTCCTGGCACTGCGCTCGGACGCGCTGATGGTCTGCCTGCTTTACCCGGTCATCGGCCTGGCACTTGTCTGGGCCGCCCTCGATGCCCGGCTCCTGCCGCTGGTGTTCCCGCTGGTATCGGGCTTCGCCCTTCTCGGGCCACTCGCGGCCGTGGGTCTTTACGAGATGAGCCGCCGACGCGAAGCGGGCCAGCCCGCGGGCTGGGATGCGGCGCTGTCGGTCCTGCGCGCACCCGCGCTGGGCGCGATCGTGACGCTGGGCATCGCGCTGCTGGGC containing:
- a CDS encoding DUF2189 domain-containing protein — encoded protein: MVKTIGNPLSWGVRRLGLAGHGIAESAAHMGSRDATPPQVRQIGTADLGAALRLGLDDFLALRSDALMVCLLYPVIGLALVWAALDARLLPLVFPLVSGFALLGPLAAVGLYEMSRRREAGQPAGWDAALSVLRAPALGAIVTLGIALLGLFLIWMLAAQYIYAATLGPEPPASLGAFLTETLTTGAGWAMIVIGTATGFVFAALVLSISVVSFPMLLDRDPGLPVAVVTSVRVARENPRTVAVWGLIVATSLVLGALPAFLGLAVVMPVLGHASWHLYRRAVARG
- a CDS encoding BMP family ABC transporter substrate-binding protein; its protein translation is MRLNRRTLLATAAAAGMAPGLGLAAGHEPLKVGFIYVGPVGDYGWSYEHDQGRQAIEAHFGDRVQTTYLESIPEGPDAERAIRQLAQSGHGLIFTTSFGFMNPTMRVAEQFPEVKFEHATGYQRADNVATYSGRFYEGRAVIGHIAGRMTKSNIIGYIGSFPIPEVVRGINAAFIAARKANPDVQFKIVWANTWFDPAKEADAANALIQQGADVIMQHTDSPAAMTIAEEQGIYAFGQASDMMQFGPNARLSSIIDNWAPYYIERTQAVLDGTWTSTDTWGGIASGMTEIGEFRNMPDDVAAEAQAIADSISSGAYHPFTGPINRQDGSAWLAEGETADDGTLLGMNFYVEGIEGELPQ
- a CDS encoding ABC transporter permease, which gives rise to MDRLIPLKPHAVTLTAILGLIVFAVAGGLNPVSLSVSIIAAATPLMLASLGEMVVEKSGVLNLGVEGMTIIGAIAGFAIAVETGSPLLGLVAAAAAGAALSLIFGVLTQLLLSNQVATGLALTLFGLGLAALIGQPYSGIKPPAFPRLDIPLISDIPVIGPILFSHDLLTYLALAVLGGIWWFLYRSRAGLVLRACGEGHDAAHALGYDVIRIRLAAIAFGGACAGLGGAGLSLIRVPQWTEGMTAGAGWIALAIVVFGMWRPGRVALGAYLFGGVTILQLNLQAAGITPLWLLVLALLLLSVHVTMKAQRRAMAPLWLGTLAMGALALVYPVSIQTQYLSMAPYLCTILVLVVMSADRLRANLNAPASLGRVFVRTA
- a CDS encoding ion transporter; the protein is MRERLHRILDGIDPEWGRRYTLSMHALIVLAVASYVISTLPDLPPATGTALYRFELTVVGIFAADYALRLYAAPRRLGYVFSFWGIVDLLAFLPALLLPGAEMVAARILRLIQLARILKLMRVAHAVDNLVEVLTEIREQLVVFLVMTLFLLILASIGIYHFEHQAQPELFRSVPHAMWWAVATLSTVGYGDIYPVTAGGRIFTGLVLLIGLGVIAVPTALISAALVSKTHKSPLKKETKG